One stretch of Schlesneria sp. DSM 10557 DNA includes these proteins:
- a CDS encoding type II secretion system protein produces the protein MEHFPCLSSSHLPSSEDDQMPRYIARKIGFTLIELLVVIAIIAVLIALLLTRCTAGPRIGSTHSVQEQSEAAWPVAAQLS, from the coding sequence ATGGAGCATTTTCCTTGTCTTTCCTCTTCCCATCTCCCATCTTCAGAGGACGATCAAATGCCACGTTACATTGCGCGAAAGATTGGATTCACCCTGATTGAACTCCTGGTCGTGATTGCGATTATCGCAGTCTTGATTGCACTGCTCCTTACCCGCTGTACAGCAGGCCCGCGAATCGGCTCGACGCACTCAGTGCAAGAACAATCTGAAGCAGCTTGGCCTGTCGCTGCACAATTATCATGA